Within Bacillus sp. FJAT-45350, the genomic segment TTTCGATTATCATTATTCTGTTTTGGACGGGTACATTTATCGACCGAATTGATTCACTTACGACTCAAATTGAACAATTAGAAAAAGCTAAGCACGAGTGAGAAAGGGGACTGAAAAAGTGTGGTTTTCACTTTTTCAGTCCCCTTAAAGTTGCAACGTGCGAAGCCATTACCGCTTCTTGAATCATCTATTTGTCACTTTTCCAATGCGCTTTTTTTGCATAATAAAAAGACGAATCCGTGATGACGCGCCTTGATTATATAAGTCTTATGATAATATTTTACTTCAAATCCTGCCGTGGTAATATCTCAACACTCTTCTTTAAAAACCTTAAATAACGAAAGCCCTGCCTCTCTTTCATCGTTACGGTTCCTTGACCGTGCCATTGAAATAAGGGATAACTTAAAGCTTCCTGAGGATGCCTATATGACTTTACAATAAATATCTATGTGCACTGTTAATTATCTTTAAACACATCTGTTCATAAGTACTAAATTTAATAATACAACAAAAAAGCAATAATTGCAAGTCAAGGCTACAAAAAAAGTGTGATTTTCACTTATGTTCTGAAACGAAAAAGAGAAATTGTACATGTTGTAAAACATACAATTCTAGTGGAAAGGAGTGTTTCTATGGAGCAAATACGTTTACATGAAAAGAACAAAAGGCTTGCGCTATTGCCAATCTCTATTTTAACGATTACAGCCATATTTGTTGTTTCAAATATTTATATATTAATTCCTCTTATCCCTTCAATAGCAACTAGTTACAATCACTCGATTCAGGAAGTGTTTGTTGCTTCATCAATCTTTACTTTTGTTTATTCATTTGGGTTAATTACATTTGGTCCGTTGTCACAGCGTTATGGCTATAAAAAAATGTTGATTGTTGGGTTAATATGTACAGCTCTTGTGACAATATCGTTGGGATTTGCTACTTCATTTCAAGCCTTTTTCACAATACGAGGACTGCAAGGGTTTGTTGCTGCTTCCTTTGCTCCAGTAGCTTATCTATATTCCTTTGCTTTATTTCAAGGGAGACAGTTAACAGTCGCTCTAACTCTTATTAACGGTGGTTTTCTTTTAGCGGCTGTTGTTGGTCAGGTAGCTAGTGGAGTCATTCAACTATTTTTTCAATGGCAATTTGTTTTTATCCTGTTTGCTTGTATTTATCTCGTTATTGCGTTCGTATCGTTTACCTCTTTGCCTAAAGAAAAAGTTGATACAGATCCAACTGTTTCGTTAGTGAGTAGCTGGGGTACTATGTTTTCCCTTTTACGAAAGAAAGAAATTATCGTTTGTTGTATAGCGACTTTTCCATTGTTACTAAGCTTCGTTGCATTTTATTCAGCGATAGGTGGTTATTTTGCTAATGAATTTGGATTAGGTGAAAAAGACATGCTTGTCATCCGCTCGATAGGCTTACTCGGCATTATTGCTGCCCTTATTTATACAGCGAAAACAACGATAGATGATGCAAGAAAAACAATTATTGTTCTTTACACTGCACTCACTAGCATTTTTATAATTATGTTATTAGCAGACAGCCAACTCTTTTTAGTGATATTATCTGTGTTCTTTGTTGCTGGAATTAGTACAGTTTTTCCGTATATTATTAGGTTAATGGGAAGGTTCGGAGGTAATCAACGGGCACTCGCTATTAGCTTATATACGTTTGTTTTACTTAATGGAGCCGCATTTGGAGGTTTATTAGCGAGCTTTCTTACATTTAAAGGTATCGCCATTGTTCTTGCAGGGATGTTTTCATTCTCAGCCTTGTTGTTGTCTCGGATTAAAGTAAGGTAACTACTAAAAGGATGAGGCCTGCCTCTTCCTTTTAGTAGTTATACAATTTTTACAAGTTAAAAAATACGTGAACCATTATTTTTTAAAAGCAAATATAAGAAAGATAACCAAAAAGACAATAGCTAGTCCGTAAAACCAGCTAGGTATATAACTTCCAGTAAACACGATATTCCCCTCCCTAATGAAGGATTTTCTATTGGAGTGGTCGAATCATTTCCCCATTCTGCCCACGAGCCTTCATATACACGTATATCATGATATCCTAACAAGCGCAACGTGAAATACATATGTGCAGAGCGTACAGGTGTTTGACAATAAATAATGATAATTTTCTCATTTGTTATACCGAGTTCCATTAGCTCTTTTTGTATTTCATTAGACCTACGAAAATGTGGAATATTCTCGTCATCTATTACATTAATCCATTCGTAGTTTACAGCTGAAGGAATGTGTCCACCTCGTTTTGCACGTACGTCTTCTCCTTTATATTCAGCTGGTGAGCGAACATCTAAAATGATAAAACCCTCTTTATTGATTGCTTGTTTAACATATTCCTTCTTTACAATAAATTCAGCTCATGCATGTTATTCTTAGCCTCATATTCTGCCAATTCATTTATTACATATTTTACATAATAAGATGATTACTTGGAAGAATACACAATACAATAACTATTTTTGGAGGACATGTTTATGGAGATTGATAAGCACAAAATAGAAGCAGATATATTAACCCACCCTCATAAGAACCCTTATGATATTGTGAAAGAGCTTTTAGAAGAGACAGTAACCGCATTAAATTTAGATAGAAATATATATGAAATCCTAAAGAAGCCTATGAGAGTAATGGAAGTGTCAATTCCGGTACGAATGGAGTCTGGTGAAATTAAAAACTTTACTGGCTACCGCTCTCAACATATGGATGTACTTGGTCCTGCAAAAGGTGGAATTCGTTTTCATCCGTCTGTCAATCTTGGAGAGGTTAAGGCTTTATCTATTTGGATGACGCTAAAATCTGCTATCCTAGGACTTCCCTTAGGTGGCGGTAAAGGTGGGGTTATAGTAAACCCTAATGAGTTAACGGAACGTGAGCTAGAAGATTTAAGTAGGAGCTATATTCGTAAAATTACGCCGATTATTGGTCCTGAAAAAGACATTCCTGCTCCTGATATCAATACAAACCCAGAAATTATGGGTTGGATGTTAGATGAGTATGACAAATTAAGAGGTTATAATATCCCTGGAATCCTTACCGGAAAACCAATTATAGTTGGTGGGTCAGAAGGAAGATTCGAAGCAACTGGACGAGGGGTTGTTATTACTATTAAAGAAGCGGCGATGGAATTAAATATTGACCTTAGCCAATCAACAGCTGCTATTCAAGGGTTCGGTAATGTCGGAAGTATGACAGCAAAATTTTTACATGAACTAGGTGTGAAGATCGTTGCTATTACAGATGCAGATGGCGGAATCTATTCAGAGGAAGGCTTTAATATCCCTGAATTAATGGACTTTAAGTCTGGTGGTAAGAAACTAACAGAGTATCCAAATATTAAACCAATTACGAATGAGGAAATGTTTGCCCTTCCTATAGATATATTAATTCCAGCAGCACTTGAAAATCAAATTACAGCGAAAACAGCCCCGTTAATAAAAGCGAAAATTGTAGCAGAAGCTGCTAACGGTCCTACAACTCCAGAGGGCGATAAAATTTTAAATGAGAATGGTGTGTTTGTTATTCCAGATATTTTATGTAATGCAGGTGGTGTAACTGTTTCTTATTTTGAATGGGTACAGAATACGATGAATTACTATTGGAAGGAAGAAGAAATTAATCAAAAGCTAGAAGAAAAGATGGTCAGTGCCTTTGATAATGTATTAGCAATGAAAGAAAAGGATATTACGATGCGCCAAGCGTCATATATGGTTGGAATAAACCATCTTGTCAAGGCATTACGAGCAAGAGGCTGGATTAAAAATTCAGATCTTTCTAGAATGTAATGCAAGAACAAAATCCGCAAAGCTGTCTTTTGTTTAATAAGCTTTCATTTATCCACAGCTTTAGTATTTTTTAATTTCCTGCTAAGCCACCAAAAACTGCCGTACTTGAGTAGTCAATCAAATTACTCTTGTACGGCATTTAAGTATAAATGTTTTTTCTTAACTGGGTATCTCTTTCGATAAATGAACTTTCTAATATCCTCATCTGAAATAGCATTCTTATCAATATAAGTAAAGAGTAGTGATTTATATTCTGAGAAGTTTTTCATAATAAACAAGGCAAGTTTTTTCCTTTCGCCCTGTGCTTTAACTTGTAATTCACGATTTGTTAGAAACCCCTCTACAGTTTGTCTTACATACTCCTTCTCCTCTTCCCACACGTCTCTTCTTTTTTCTAGTATATCTTTACCGTAATCTGGAAGCTTGTCTATCACGTCGTCAATATATCCATATGCCCACATCCTCATTTTTTCTTTCTCTGTGAGCTCGAGAACCATTTTTAATAGTTCTATTTCATTAATAGACTCACCTCTTGCATATTTGCCAACCTTATTCATCATACGCCTCCTTTCACTTGTTTAATAAAGACTCACCGCTATGAGGAGGTCACTAAAAAAAGTGTGATTTTCACTTTTTTAGTGGCCTTGTCGAAGTAATGCGCGAGGCCGTTGCCTCTTTTAAAAAAAACCTGCTATGAGTGGGTTTACTCATAGCAGGCTGGAGCCCTTACTTTTTCTTGAATACTCTACCCTTGGACTTCTACCGTGCTCTCCTATAAGATGTTTCTTGGTGACCCCATTTTTTGTGTGTTGAAATTATTGTCTTTCGTCAAATCCGTCCATTAAGTCGATATTATTTTCAATTAATTCCATGATCGTTCCCGCTTCTTCTTTGCTAAAGATGAAGTTAGTTTCATCTTCTATCATTTCGTCTTCTTCGGTCATAATACGATTTACTCTACGAAGGACACCATCACCAGTATCTTGTACAATACCGAATTGATAAGCAACCTCTACTTCTTCCATGTAGGAATACGCTAATACTTCGGGACTTGTCCAGTCAACATCAACAATCTCTTCATAAATTTCTTCATCGTCATCTTCGTCGTCATCATAATCATCTTCTTCTAAGTATTCTTCTTCATCTAACTCATCAACCAGTTCACCATCTTCGTAAACTAATGCATCTTCGTCACCCATAAATTCGTGGAAAGCCTCATGTACGTCTTCTACAATATCCTCAAAATCATTAAGTATAATTCGTGTCGTTTGTTCTCCAAGTGTGTCAAATTCCTCAACATAAAATTCTTCATTATTTGGGTCGAAGAATAATGTATTGAAATATTCCCTTTCATCTTCTTCATTCTCAACGAAGAAGTCTATACTTGGGTGCTTCGCTGCTCTATTTATCGTCATATGAGCTAACTCATCATACTCCTCACAAATAGACTCCAGATAATCTTGAAGCTCTGCGCATACCCGATCAAACCATTCTAATGCCATAAACTTCTCCTCCTTTCGATTCTTTCTTAGTATCCCTAATTCTGTGATTGTTCCTCATGTTATTATTTGGTAATTACATTCGCTTGATTTTCCTCAAATTTCAGGAAATCATTTATAATTCAAAAAATTATTTTTTACATGAAATCAAGCAGTAAAACATGGTAAAATAAATAGTCACAGAAGTTAAAAAGGAGATTTTTATTTGGACAAAAAAAAACTACTACTCATTGATGGCTTTAATTTATTAAGTCGAGGTTATTTTGCCACTTCATACGGAAGAGATGAAGACCAGTTATCAAAAAACAGTGATGGATTATATACGAATGGATTAAGTGTCTTTTTTCAAAAATTATTTAATTTGATAAGTGAGCATGAAATCTCTCATTTAGCTGTAGCATGGGATGTTAAACGCGAGGAATCAATCAGACGATTGGAACATGATTTTTATAAAGAGACTCGATCTGAGCTACCGCCTCCCCTAATTCAGCAGTATGAAACTTGTACAAAGATACTTGACGCTATTGGTATTAAACAGCTTGTTACTCCACCTTATGAAGCAGATGACGCTATTGGTACTCTTGCTTGTAAATGGTCGAAGGAGATTGATGAGTCTTGTTATATATATAGTAATGATAAGGACTTATTACAGTTACTAGATAAAAACGTCTCGCAAATTATCGCGGGTAAAAAGGGCGAAGTGACTTATTCGGTTGATCACTTTCAAACTGAATATGAAATCACTCCCGAACAATGGGTTGATGTAAAAGCATTACTAGGAGATAAAAGCGACAACATTCCTGGCTGTCCAGGTGTTGGTGAAAAGTCTGCTCTTCCACTCATTCAACAATATACCTCAATTGAAAATCTTTACGAAGGAATTGAGGACCTTGATCCTAAGTTTAACCGTTACAAGAAAAAGCTAATTGCCGGTAAAGAAACTTCATTCCTAAGCAAAAAGCTATCTAAAATCATTTGCGATATTCCGGAACTTGGATGCTTTGAGTTTAACGACTTACAGTTTGACCTTGATAAGGACAAAGCCAAGGAAGTACTAGAAGGAATAGAGCTTAAGATAAAATTATACTAGCTGTTATTCTGAATGGTTTTTCGAACTATTAGGAAGAATAAGCAAGCAAAATATATTAGAAAAAGGAAGTGATACATATGACAGAGGAAATGGAAATCTCAGTCCAACCAGGAGATGCTATACAAATTACTGAAGGTGACTTTAAAGGTGAAAAAGGAACTATCATTGCTGTATACAACAATTCATCAGCTATTGAACTAGATAAAAGAGAAGCAAATGGGAAACCAACAAAAACAGTTTTAGCTCATAAAAAATATGAAGTAATTTAATATGTAGTGTTACAGAACAAAACCGCAAAAGCGGTATTTGTTTGATGCAATGTGCGGAGCCACTACCTGTTTAGTATAGTGACAAGTGGGTTTCTTGACGCTATACGCGTAGTGCGCGGAGCCATTGCCCTTCTTTGAATAAGCTTTCACTTATCCACAACTTAAGTATTTTTTAATTTCCTAAACCATGAAAAAAGGACGTTTACTATGAGTCTTCATAGTGAACGTCCTTTCATTTATTTAAAACCCTTTCTTAACATCAACTTTATTAGAGAGTGGTTCACCTTTCTCTATCTTTTCTAAAGTCTCAATAAAGCAATCGACTGCTTCTTCAGGTGTAGTAACGGCTGAGATATGAGGTGTAATGAAAACATCCTCACGTTCCCACAATTGGCTCTCTACTGGTAAAGGCTCTTCCGGAAAGACATCAAGAACTGCTGATTTTACATCCTTATTGTCAAGTGCGTCAATGAGGGCTGTTTCCTCAACCGATTGCCCTCTACCAATATTAATAAAGACAGCCCTTGAAAAATGATTAAATCTCTTTTTGTTAAATAACCCTTCTGTTTCAGCCGTTAAAGGTAATGTATTAATAACGTAATTCATTTCTTTTAGTACAGAGAATTCATTATCAATTGTTAGGACGCTATGGAATCCATCTTTTTGCTTTCCGCTTTGTGATACACCATACACTTCAAGACCTAGAGAAGTTAGTAATTGACCAACCTCCTGTCCAATTACACCAGTTCCGTAAATAATGACCTTTTGTTCGTTTAATAATTTCGGAGCGATCGGTGTCCACTTTTTCTCTGTTTGCAATCGTTGAAACTTTCTATGAAGCTGGATGTCACGTAATATGTAGCTCAAACAATATTCACTAATCCGCTGACCAAACGAACAAACAGTTCTTGTTAGTAAAACATCCTCTTTCCATTCTTTGTTATAAAGAAAGCCATCAACCCCTGCGCCTATCGAATGTACCCATTTAATATTTTCAAATGAAAAAGAAGGGCTCGGTCTAAAAGAGACAAAGGCATCTGCCCATGATAAATGCTCTTTAGTGACTTCATTTTCAGGTAAGTACTTAAATTGCTTATTTATATTCTTTTTCTCGATAATATCTTTAATTTCATCATAAATACCACTTGAAACTAATATATTGTTAATTTCCATTGTTATTCCCCTCTCTAGCTCTTAATCATGTAGATGATAAAAATTGCTCTTCCACTAATTTTCGGTATAGAGAATGCGTTTCTACTAACTCTCCATGCGTACCTACCCCTGTTACTTCCCCTTCTTCTAAAACAATAATCTGATCGGCATGAATTACCGTAGATAAACGATGAGCAACAACGACGGTTGTCCGATTTTCCATAAGTTTATCTAGTGCCTTTTGAACAATTCGTTCAGATTGGGAATCGAGTGCTGATGTAGCTTCATCAAGTAATAAATAGGCTGGATTTCTTAGGAAGGCTCGGGCTATCGCTACTCGTTGGCGTTGTCCACCAGATAGCTTAATTCCCCTTTCTCCTATCTCTGTTTCGTATTGTTCAGGAAGCTTTTCAATAAAGGAATGGGCATTTGCCATTTCTGCAGCCCACATTACTTCTTCTTTTGTAATATCTCTTGATATCCCGTAGGTTATATTATCAATAATCGTCCCAGCTAATAAAGGATTTTCCTGAGATACATAGCCTAGCTTACCACGCCAATCATGTAAATGAAAGTTCGTTAGCGACTCACCATTTACCGTTATTTCTCCTTTAACAGGAGTGTAAAACCGTTCAATTAAGGAAAAAAGCGTCGTCTTTCCACTGCCACTAGGCCCTACAATGGCAGTGACTTTTCCATAAGGAATCGTTAACGAAACATTATGAAGAATAGGGTCTTTTCCATATGTAAAGGAAACGCAGTTAAACTCAATTGAATGCTGGCCACTTTCATAAGAGCGTTGACGCTCATACACCTCGGAATCTTCATGTAAAATCGTTAAGATTCTATCTGTTGCTCCTCTAGCTTTTTGTATGCTAGTAAAAAATTCCGCGATACGACTGAATGGGATCACTATTTGAAATAAGTACAAAATGAATGCGACTAGTTCCCCTGCTGTTATATCACCATTAGCCATTCTGAAAACACCATAGGCAATAATAATGATAAATACAACATTGAGAGTCAGTCTAAGTAAAGGCATGAGGGTAGCTTGAATTTTTGCTTCTTTTACCCCATAACTGAACAGTTTTTCAATATCGTCATTTCCACTCTCTTGCTCTTTCTTTTCTGTACCATATGCTTTAACTAAACGGATTTCGGAAAGCATTTGTGAGATAAGTGCCGTAAAGCCAGCCATTCGTTCTTGAGCTGCCTTTGCGATACGCCTTAATTTTCTTCCGACTGGTATGACAATTAACGTCATGACAGGAACTGATAGTAAAATCATAAGTGTCATTTTTAAATCAATGTATAGTAAGATAATCACAGCTCCAACAATTGCAACTATGCTTGTTAAGAAATTTACGACTTGATTGGATAAAACATTCATGATTGTTGTTGTATCATTAGTAATTCGACTAATTGTTTCACCTGACCTCGATTTATCGTAAAATGGTATCGGTAATGAAAGCACTTTTTCCCATAATAACTTTCTCAGGTTGGCAACAATTCTTTGCCCGATTAGTCCTAATAAATAAATTGAAAATCCTAAGGTAATAATTTGAACTATAAAAACCGTTATAAGAATACCGATTAGCTGAAAGCTCAAAGAATCTGTTGTGAGGACATCAATTAAATCTTTTGTAAACCATGGGATCAATAATCCTGCCGCTGTCTGAATTAAACTCAAGATAAAAGCAATAATTAATAACCGATAAGGCGGGTTAGTCTGTTTAATGAGCCACCAAAATTCCTTCCAATCACCTTTATTCGTTTGTATACTGTTCGTTTCCTTCATTATGTAAACTCCTAATACAAAATTCTTTCCTTACTATAATCACATATTCGAATGAAAAACTCCAATTTAAAAAGGGTATCCCAAAGAAGGCTGCTGAAAAAGTGTGATTTTCACTTTTCCAGCAGCCTTCTTAAGTAATGAGCTTAGCCGTTGCATCTTTTAAAGCTTGCTATGAGTGGTTTTTTCTCAAAGCAAGCGCGCAAAGCGCGGAGCCATTACTGCTTCCTGAATCCACTATATTGGACCTTTTTTCAGCGGTTTCATCTCGTTTATACCTTTTGGGATACCAGTGGTTACAGCCATTTTTATTTAGTTATAAACATTTGTGTCCAGTGGTGGCCATTTTGTTCATAGCCGACACCGATGTGAGTGAAGTTTCCATTCATGATATTTTTTCTATGGCCTTCACTATTCATCCAAGCTTGTACAACTTCTTGTGGTGTTCTTTGACCTTGAGCAATGTTTTCTGCTGCTGCAGTATAGGAAACACCTTGGTCTCTCATCATATCAAATGGCGAACCATACGTAGGACTTGTATGTGAGAAATAATTGTTTTGTTGCATATCTGTAGACTTTTTACGTGCTACACTACTTAGTTGCGTATCTGCTTGTAAATCTGATAAGCCGTTCTTTCTTCTTTCTGCATTTGTTAATTCAACTACTTGAGCCTCGAAATCACTTAGACCTTCAGCACGTGCTTCTGGTGCTTGTTCCTGTCTTTGTTCAGCCTCAGGCTCAGCTTCTGGTTGCGTTGGAGCTGGTGTTGGTGCCTCAGGACGAGCTTGTTCAGGAGCAGGCGTTGGTGCAGGTGTATCTGCTACTGGC encodes:
- a CDS encoding DUF2187 family protein: MTEEMEISVQPGDAIQITEGDFKGEKGTIIAVYNNSSAIELDKREANGKPTKTVLAHKKYEVI
- a CDS encoding 5'-3' exonuclease → MDKKKLLLIDGFNLLSRGYFATSYGRDEDQLSKNSDGLYTNGLSVFFQKLFNLISEHEISHLAVAWDVKREESIRRLEHDFYKETRSELPPPLIQQYETCTKILDAIGIKQLVTPPYEADDAIGTLACKWSKEIDESCYIYSNDKDLLQLLDKNVSQIIAGKKGEVTYSVDHFQTEYEITPEQWVDVKALLGDKSDNIPGCPGVGEKSALPLIQQYTSIENLYEGIEDLDPKFNRYKKKLIAGKETSFLSKKLSKIICDIPELGCFEFNDLQFDLDKDKAKEVLEGIELKIKLY
- a CDS encoding MFS transporter, which codes for MEQIRLHEKNKRLALLPISILTITAIFVVSNIYILIPLIPSIATSYNHSIQEVFVASSIFTFVYSFGLITFGPLSQRYGYKKMLIVGLICTALVTISLGFATSFQAFFTIRGLQGFVAASFAPVAYLYSFALFQGRQLTVALTLINGGFLLAAVVGQVASGVIQLFFQWQFVFILFACIYLVIAFVSFTSLPKEKVDTDPTVSLVSSWGTMFSLLRKKEIIVCCIATFPLLLSFVAFYSAIGGYFANEFGLGEKDMLVIRSIGLLGIIAALIYTAKTTIDDARKTIIVLYTALTSIFIIMLLADSQLFLVILSVFFVAGISTVFPYIIRLMGRFGGNQRALAISLYTFVLLNGAAFGGLLASFLTFKGIAIVLAGMFSFSALLLSRIKVR
- a CDS encoding D-2-hydroxyacid dehydrogenase — translated: MEINNILVSSGIYDEIKDIIEKKNINKQFKYLPENEVTKEHLSWADAFVSFRPSPSFSFENIKWVHSIGAGVDGFLYNKEWKEDVLLTRTVCSFGQRISEYCLSYILRDIQLHRKFQRLQTEKKWTPIAPKLLNEQKVIIYGTGVIGQEVGQLLTSLGLEVYGVSQSGKQKDGFHSVLTIDNEFSVLKEMNYVINTLPLTAETEGLFNKKRFNHFSRAVFINIGRGQSVEETALIDALDNKDVKSAVLDVFPEEPLPVESQLWEREDVFITPHISAVTTPEEAVDCFIETLEKIEKGEPLSNKVDVKKGF
- a CDS encoding Glu/Leu/Phe/Val family dehydrogenase codes for the protein MEIDKHKIEADILTHPHKNPYDIVKELLEETVTALNLDRNIYEILKKPMRVMEVSIPVRMESGEIKNFTGYRSQHMDVLGPAKGGIRFHPSVNLGEVKALSIWMTLKSAILGLPLGGGKGGVIVNPNELTERELEDLSRSYIRKITPIIGPEKDIPAPDINTNPEIMGWMLDEYDKLRGYNIPGILTGKPIIVGGSEGRFEATGRGVVITIKEAAMELNIDLSQSTAAIQGFGNVGSMTAKFLHELGVKIVAITDADGGIYSEEGFNIPELMDFKSGGKKLTEYPNIKPITNEEMFALPIDILIPAALENQITAKTAPLIKAKIVAEAANGPTTPEGDKILNENGVFVIPDILCNAGGVTVSYFEWVQNTMNYYWKEEEINQKLEEKMVSAFDNVLAMKEKDITMRQASYMVGINHLVKALRARGWIKNSDLSRM
- a CDS encoding ABC transporter ATP-binding protein — encoded protein: MKETNSIQTNKGDWKEFWWLIKQTNPPYRLLIIAFILSLIQTAAGLLIPWFTKDLIDVLTTDSLSFQLIGILITVFIVQIITLGFSIYLLGLIGQRIVANLRKLLWEKVLSLPIPFYDKSRSGETISRITNDTTTIMNVLSNQVVNFLTSIVAIVGAVIILLYIDLKMTLMILLSVPVMTLIVIPVGRKLRRIAKAAQERMAGFTALISQMLSEIRLVKAYGTEKKEQESGNDDIEKLFSYGVKEAKIQATLMPLLRLTLNVVFIIIIAYGVFRMANGDITAGELVAFILYLFQIVIPFSRIAEFFTSIQKARGATDRILTILHEDSEVYERQRSYESGQHSIEFNCVSFTYGKDPILHNVSLTIPYGKVTAIVGPSGSGKTTLFSLIERFYTPVKGEITVNGESLTNFHLHDWRGKLGYVSQENPLLAGTIIDNITYGISRDITKEEVMWAAEMANAHSFIEKLPEQYETEIGERGIKLSGGQRQRVAIARAFLRNPAYLLLDEATSALDSQSERIVQKALDKLMENRTTVVVAHRLSTVIHADQIIVLEEGEVTGVGTHGELVETHSLYRKLVEEQFLSST
- a CDS encoding sulfurtransferase, yielding MVKKEYVKQAINKEGFIILDVRSPAEYKGEDVRAKRGGHIPSAVNYEWINVIDDENIPHFRRSNEIQKELMELGITNEKIIIIYCQTPVRSAHMYFTLRLLGYHDIRVYEGSWAEWGNDSTTPIENPSLGRGISCLLEVIYLAGFTD
- a CDS encoding CAP domain-containing protein, whose amino-acid sequence is MYVVEDGEINVDEGDIPAQLQQFSPDQIKNALRHQLDGISQDELQRFSPDRLEQMVRDQLGEAAPTPGEQPEQATPEAPQPDTERETPQATPDREAPEAREPVADTPAPTPAPEQARPEAPTPAPTQPEAEPEAEQRQEQAPEARAEGLSDFEAQVVELTNAERRKNGLSDLQADTQLSSVARKKSTDMQQNNYFSHTSPTYGSPFDMMRDQGVSYTAAAENIAQGQRTPQEVVQAWMNSEGHRKNIMNGNFTHIGVGYEQNGHHWTQMFITK